Proteins encoded together in one Gemmatimonadota bacterium window:
- the eno gene encoding phosphopyruvate hydratase, producing TLLPVPLMNILNGGAHAANNLDIQEFMIAPNGAASFTEALRMGVEVFHALKKVLAARGKSTAVGDEGGFAPDLASNEEAIEVTLEAIEKAGYRAGEEIALALDAAASEWYRDGAYVFHKSSGRRLSSPELIEFWRDWVDRYPLLSIEDGLDEEDWDGWTALTAALGGRVQIVGDDLFVTNTERLARGIERGAANAILIKVNQIGTLTETLEAIALARRAGYRTIISHRSGETEDTFIADLAVAARAGQIKTGSASRTDRVAKYNRLLRIAEELGASASYPGRDIW from the coding sequence CCACGCTGCTGCCCGTCCCGCTCATGAACATCCTGAATGGCGGCGCCCACGCCGCCAACAATCTGGATATCCAGGAGTTCATGATCGCGCCCAACGGTGCGGCCAGCTTCACGGAAGCGCTGCGCATGGGCGTCGAGGTGTTCCATGCGCTGAAGAAGGTGCTGGCGGCGCGCGGCAAGAGCACGGCAGTAGGCGACGAGGGCGGCTTCGCCCCCGATCTGGCCTCCAACGAGGAGGCTATCGAGGTCACGCTCGAGGCCATCGAGAAGGCCGGCTACCGCGCCGGTGAGGAGATCGCGCTGGCGCTGGACGCCGCCGCCAGCGAGTGGTACCGCGACGGCGCCTACGTCTTCCACAAGTCCAGCGGCCGGCGGCTGAGCAGCCCCGAGCTGATCGAGTTCTGGCGCGACTGGGTCGACCGCTACCCCCTACTCTCGATCGAGGACGGGCTGGACGAGGAGGACTGGGACGGCTGGACGGCGCTGACCGCCGCCCTGGGCGGCCGCGTCCAGATCGTGGGCGACGACCTCTTCGTCACCAACACCGAGCGCCTGGCGCGCGGCATCGAGCGCGGCGCGGCCAACGCCATCCTGATCAAGGTGAACCAGATCGGCACCCTCACTGAGACGCTGGAAGCCATCGCCCTGGCACGCCGCGCAGGCTACCGCACCATCATCAGCCATCGCTCGGGCGAGACGGAGGACACCTTCATTGCCGACCTGGCAGTGGCCGCCCGCGCCGGGCAGATCAAGACGGGCAGCGCCAGCCGCACGGACCGCGTCGCCAAATACAACCGCCTTCTGCGCATAGCCGAGGAGCTGGGCGCGAGCGCCAGTTATCCGGGACGCGACATCTGGTAG
- a CDS encoding septum formation initiator family protein, giving the protein MKLVKRIRWLLLLIILGGAGYFALFGGEYSLFESRAVKKQKATELAQLRMLGDSIGQLQARVDSLASDPGMLERVAREFFGLVKKGERLYRFVGLGPEKRDTLKAKAERAAQVMADSMAAHAERAAQQQAQQQGSNRPPQP; this is encoded by the coding sequence ATGAAGCTCGTCAAACGGATACGCTGGCTCCTGCTCCTGATCATTCTCGGCGGCGCCGGCTACTTCGCGCTGTTCGGCGGCGAGTACAGCCTCTTCGAGTCGCGGGCGGTGAAGAAGCAAAAGGCCACGGAACTGGCGCAGCTCCGGATGCTGGGGGACAGCATCGGGCAGCTCCAGGCGCGGGTCGATTCGCTGGCCTCGGACCCCGGCATGCTCGAGCGGGTGGCGCGCGAGTTCTTCGGGCTGGTCAAGAAGGGCGAGCGGCTCTACCGCTTCGTCGGCCTGGGGCCAGAGAAGCGGGACACTTTGAAGGCCAAGGCGGAGCGCGCGGCCCAGGTCATGGCCGATTCCATGGCGGCGCACGCCGAGCGCGCGGCGCAGCAGCAAGCGCAGCAGCAGGGATCCAACAGGCCGCCGCAGCCCTGA